In Azospirillum baldaniorum, one DNA window encodes the following:
- a CDS encoding siderophore-interacting protein: MPRFSCDTAIPQDLLPGTPAAAADWLVAASEPYGLTFTRDGDRRTTDGPFGRLTLTVGTDALRLRAESDDRGLLERFRGSITEQLLGLLGEDTAIVWTGDVETGALFADFREIRVAAVRDLTPRLRRITFHGRDLGRFATSDNLHVRLYLPPPGLEAPSWPRPGPDGRPVLPDPERRPAVRYYTLRRVDADAGELDIDVVLHEDGGHDDGHSGEAPGADFARRARPGDLCGMSGPYGLGVSPASWYLLAGDETALPAIARILEELPDDARGTALIEVEDAADELPLRAPAGIAVRWLHRRNADRARPLVEAVRALTLPADSATLFAWVACEFDNLARLREHLRGRGIDRDRMLAVAYWRRTPPGTSA; this comes from the coding sequence ATGCCCCGCTTTTCCTGCGACACCGCGATTCCCCAAGACCTCCTCCCCGGCACCCCCGCCGCCGCGGCGGACTGGCTGGTCGCCGCCTCCGAGCCCTACGGCCTGACCTTCACCCGCGACGGCGACCGCCGGACGACGGACGGACCGTTCGGCCGCCTGACTCTGACCGTGGGCACGGACGCGCTGCGTCTGCGGGCGGAATCGGACGACCGCGGCCTCCTGGAGCGGTTTCGCGGCTCCATTACCGAGCAGTTGCTCGGCCTGCTCGGGGAGGACACGGCGATCGTCTGGACCGGCGACGTCGAGACCGGGGCGCTGTTCGCCGATTTCCGCGAAATCCGCGTCGCCGCCGTCCGCGACCTGACCCCGCGCCTGCGCCGCATCACCTTCCACGGCCGGGACCTTGGCCGCTTCGCGACGTCGGACAACCTGCATGTCCGCCTCTACCTGCCGCCGCCGGGGCTGGAGGCGCCGTCCTGGCCGCGCCCCGGCCCCGACGGGCGGCCGGTCCTGCCCGACCCCGAGCGCCGGCCGGCGGTCCGCTACTACACCCTGCGGCGCGTCGATGCCGACGCCGGCGAGCTGGACATCGACGTCGTCCTGCACGAGGACGGCGGCCATGATGACGGCCATTCCGGCGAGGCCCCCGGCGCCGACTTCGCCCGGCGGGCGCGGCCCGGCGACCTCTGCGGCATGTCCGGCCCCTACGGGCTCGGCGTTTCCCCGGCCTCCTGGTACCTGCTGGCCGGCGATGAGACGGCCCTCCCTGCCATCGCCCGCATCCTGGAGGAGCTGCCCGACGACGCCCGCGGCACCGCCCTGATCGAGGTGGAGGACGCGGCAGACGAGCTGCCGCTCCGGGCCCCCGCGGGAATCGCCGTCCGCTGGCTGCACCGCCGCAACGCCGATAGGGCCCGCCCGCTGGTCGAGGCGGTGCGCGCCCTGACCCTCCCGGCGGACAGCGCCACTCTGTTCGCCTGGGTCGCCTGCGAGTTCGACAACCTCGCCCGGCTGCGCGAGCATCTGCGCGGGCGCGGCATCGACCGCGACCGCATGCTCGCCGTCGCCTACTGGCGGCGCACCCCGCCGGGGACGTCGGCATGA
- a CDS encoding ATP-binding cassette domain-containing protein has translation MTPVTEPMFHLDGVRFALPGRLLLDLPSCDLFPHRVTALIGHNGSGKSTLLKILARQQPASSGRVLFDGRPLDRWKQRALARRIGYLPQHMPAASGLLVRELVALGRYPWHGALGAFRAEDARKVEEALALTDTAPFADRLVDSLSGGERQRVWLAMLIAQDAGCLLLDEPISALDVAHQVEVLALVRRLSRERGIGVVAVLHDVNMAARFCDDIVALQGGRLIDRGAPAEIMTPARLRAIYGLPMAVIPHPDSGQPVALVR, from the coding sequence ATGACGCCCGTCACGGAGCCGATGTTCCACCTCGATGGGGTGCGCTTCGCCCTGCCGGGGCGCCTCCTGCTCGACCTGCCGTCCTGCGACCTCTTCCCCCACCGGGTGACCGCGCTGATCGGCCACAACGGCTCTGGCAAATCGACCCTGCTGAAGATTCTCGCCCGCCAGCAGCCGGCCAGCAGCGGGCGGGTGCTGTTCGACGGCCGGCCCCTGGACCGCTGGAAACAGCGGGCGCTCGCCCGCCGCATCGGCTACCTGCCGCAGCACATGCCCGCGGCGTCCGGCCTGCTGGTGCGCGAGCTGGTGGCGCTCGGCCGCTATCCGTGGCACGGCGCGCTCGGCGCCTTCCGCGCGGAGGACGCCCGCAAGGTGGAGGAGGCGCTGGCGCTGACCGACACCGCGCCCTTCGCTGACCGGCTGGTCGACAGCCTGTCGGGCGGCGAGCGGCAGCGGGTGTGGCTGGCCATGCTGATCGCGCAGGACGCCGGCTGCCTGCTGCTCGACGAGCCGATCTCGGCGCTCGACGTCGCCCATCAGGTGGAGGTGCTGGCCCTGGTCCGCCGCCTGTCGCGCGAGCGCGGCATCGGGGTGGTCGCGGTGCTGCACGACGTGAACATGGCGGCCCGCTTCTGCGACGACATCGTCGCCCTGCAGGGAGGGCGGCTGATCGACCGCGGAGCCCCGGCCGAGATCATGACGCCCGCCCGGCTGCGCGCCATCTACGGCCTGCCGATGGCGGTGATCCCCCATCCGGACAGCGGGCAGCCGGTCGCGCTGGTGCGCTGA